From a region of the Nitrospira sp. genome:
- a CDS encoding tetratricopeptide repeat protein, giving the protein MSMRLHARTLTIGVAFLSVLSGCAEDHRWRSAMTGGTNAMRAGDYTHAEELFVAARKEAEVLDPQGKRLAETLSQLGEVNRELGRYPRAEALFQEALAIRERVYGPAHAETAASLTDLGELYRLQGLYAQAEALHQRAREIREKVFGADHSKTAESLNNIAVVYQDQHRFADAEPVLQRALEILEKQLGPEHSLTAITRDNLAKLYQAQGQHARAMPLYQRTLTIHEKAFGPYHPIVARNLENLADTYRWQNQYPQAEVLYQRAVSIFRKSIGNDHVDTAEAMSRLGQLYELQGLYSQAEPLFQQAIAIREKQQGVDNPQVAGELKNLAALYQSQNKLDQSEDLYKQALGIYEQAVGYDRDAYVKTLKNYASLLRRRQRSGEADRLEERAKSVLKRLSQENQSQGKTAAEVPLAPVVPVP; this is encoded by the coding sequence ATGAGTATGCGATTACATGCCCGAACACTGACCATCGGTGTGGCTTTCCTGAGTGTTCTCTCAGGGTGCGCTGAAGATCACCGCTGGCGTTCGGCGATGACCGGCGGGACCAACGCGATGCGCGCCGGGGATTACACGCATGCGGAAGAATTGTTTGTCGCCGCTCGCAAAGAAGCGGAAGTCTTGGATCCGCAAGGAAAGCGCTTGGCTGAAACCCTGAGCCAGTTGGGTGAGGTCAACCGTGAGTTGGGCCGCTATCCTCGCGCCGAAGCGCTGTTTCAGGAAGCCTTGGCCATCCGGGAACGTGTCTATGGGCCTGCTCATGCGGAGACGGCGGCGAGTTTAACGGATCTCGGAGAATTGTATCGACTTCAAGGACTGTACGCGCAAGCCGAGGCGCTCCACCAACGTGCTCGAGAAATTCGAGAGAAAGTGTTCGGGGCGGACCACAGCAAGACGGCTGAGAGTCTGAACAACATTGCCGTGGTGTACCAGGATCAACATCGATTCGCCGACGCGGAGCCGGTGTTGCAACGGGCCTTGGAGATCCTCGAAAAGCAATTGGGCCCAGAGCACAGCCTGACCGCCATCACGCGCGACAATTTGGCGAAACTCTATCAGGCGCAAGGGCAACATGCCCGGGCCATGCCTCTGTATCAGCGCACGCTGACGATTCATGAAAAGGCCTTCGGGCCCTATCATCCCATCGTGGCCAGAAATCTTGAAAACCTGGCCGACACGTACCGCTGGCAAAACCAGTACCCCCAGGCGGAAGTGTTGTATCAGCGCGCCGTCAGCATTTTCCGCAAATCGATTGGCAATGACCATGTGGATACGGCTGAAGCCATGAGCCGCCTCGGGCAGTTGTATGAGCTCCAAGGGCTCTATTCTCAGGCAGAGCCGTTGTTTCAGCAGGCCATCGCGATTCGTGAGAAACAGCAGGGGGTCGACAATCCCCAGGTAGCCGGCGAACTGAAAAATCTCGCTGCGCTGTATCAATCGCAAAACAAGTTGGACCAATCCGAGGACCTCTACAAGCAGGCGTTGGGGATTTACGAGCAGGCCGTGGGCTATGATCGGGATGCCTACGTCAAGACCTTAAAGAATTATGCCTCGCTCCTGAGGCGGAGACAGCGATCTGGGGAGGCTGACCGCTTGGAGGAACGGGCCAAGAGTGTCCTGAAACGCCTCTCGCAGGAAAATCAAAGCCAGGGGAAAACCGCTGCCGAGGTTCCTCTCGCCCCGGTTGTGCCTGTTCCCTAA
- a CDS encoding Gfo/Idh/MocA family oxidoreductase, with protein MTNPSPTSPSSRPLRIALIGAGRHAQHHARAILRCPAVQLVAVADPSDVAQAAMRDIVPGIGCFRTPEELFASERLDVVHIITPPASHAPLARMAIKAGCHIYVEKPFTESVEDAQQVLDEAGAKGLRVCAGHQLLYEPPTRVLTQYLPSIGRVVHVESYFSFRTVRHAPGGRKVLRADHQLLDILPHPVYLLLQVLEQAGEGRTELLSLEVSQAGTVHALVRRGGVTGTLIVTLEGRPVESYLRIIGKNGSLFADYVRSTTQRAIGPGSSGIDKLFAPYRQAWQLLTGTTSAMANRFLKSQRSYPGLAELFSAFYESARSGSPSPLSPESLLETVRICERVAKALKVGEAKALAAAAPKPVESRGVLVTGGTGFLGKEIVRALLSRGRPVRVVARREPSPWERISGTEYVVADVATGAGADLFKGVDTVIHAAAETAGGWPEHQRNSLDATEHMIRGAANAGIKHVVHVSSLAVLAQGTGQPIPDNHPLEPNSKGSGPYVWGKLESERLAVQLGKDLGISVKVVRPGALVDYRDFDPPGRLGKRLGNIFVAVGSPGDRLGVVDVGFAGRFLGWMTDAWDQVTSPLNLLDPVSPTKQELLDRLRRANPDLSVCWLPRCVLVPLSWLATLAQKALRPGKPAIDVAKVFSVLPYDTSSIARLAASVDSNAPPR; from the coding sequence GTGACGAACCCTAGCCCGACATCTCCATCCTCACGTCCGTTGCGAATCGCGCTGATCGGCGCCGGCCGCCACGCGCAGCATCACGCTCGCGCGATCCTGCGCTGCCCCGCGGTGCAGTTGGTTGCCGTAGCGGATCCTTCCGACGTGGCCCAGGCCGCCATGCGCGACATTGTGCCGGGCATCGGCTGTTTCCGGACGCCCGAAGAGTTGTTCGCGTCAGAACGGTTGGATGTCGTCCATATCATTACCCCGCCGGCGTCCCACGCGCCCCTTGCACGCATGGCGATCAAGGCCGGCTGCCACATTTATGTAGAGAAACCGTTCACCGAATCGGTCGAAGATGCGCAGCAAGTGCTGGATGAGGCGGGCGCCAAAGGGCTCCGCGTCTGCGCCGGCCACCAGTTGCTCTACGAACCGCCGACGCGGGTGTTGACGCAATACTTGCCCTCGATCGGCCGTGTGGTGCATGTCGAGAGCTACTTTTCCTTCCGGACCGTTCGGCATGCTCCGGGCGGACGAAAGGTGCTTCGCGCCGATCACCAATTACTCGATATTCTGCCGCATCCGGTCTATCTGTTGCTTCAAGTGTTGGAGCAGGCCGGAGAAGGACGCACGGAACTGTTGTCGCTGGAGGTCAGTCAGGCCGGGACGGTGCATGCCTTGGTGCGTCGGGGCGGCGTGACCGGCACCTTGATCGTGACGTTGGAAGGGCGCCCGGTCGAGAGTTATCTGCGAATCATCGGGAAGAACGGATCCCTCTTTGCCGATTACGTCCGCAGTACCACCCAACGGGCCATCGGACCGGGATCGTCCGGCATTGACAAGTTATTCGCCCCCTACCGTCAAGCGTGGCAACTCTTGACTGGCACCACCTCTGCGATGGCGAACCGGTTTCTCAAAAGCCAGCGGAGTTATCCGGGATTGGCCGAACTGTTTTCGGCCTTTTACGAGTCGGCTCGCTCTGGCAGTCCGTCACCCTTGTCTCCCGAGAGTTTGTTGGAGACCGTTCGAATCTGCGAGCGAGTGGCAAAGGCGCTGAAGGTGGGCGAGGCCAAGGCGTTGGCGGCGGCCGCTCCGAAGCCGGTTGAGAGTCGTGGCGTGTTGGTCACGGGTGGAACCGGATTTTTGGGCAAGGAGATCGTCCGGGCGTTGTTGTCGCGCGGCCGTCCTGTGCGCGTGGTGGCGCGCCGAGAGCCCTCTCCCTGGGAACGCATTTCCGGCACTGAATATGTGGTCGCCGATGTAGCGACCGGAGCGGGCGCCGACCTCTTCAAGGGAGTGGACACCGTCATCCATGCTGCGGCGGAAACCGCCGGTGGCTGGCCGGAACATCAGCGAAACTCTCTCGATGCCACGGAGCACATGATTCGTGGCGCTGCCAACGCGGGCATCAAACACGTCGTGCATGTGAGCAGTTTGGCCGTGTTGGCCCAAGGCACGGGGCAGCCGATCCCTGACAATCATCCGCTCGAGCCGAACAGCAAGGGTTCCGGGCCTTACGTGTGGGGCAAACTGGAATCGGAGCGATTGGCGGTTCAACTCGGGAAGGACCTCGGGATCTCTGTGAAGGTGGTTCGCCCTGGGGCCTTGGTCGACTATCGGGATTTTGATCCCCCCGGCCGGCTCGGCAAGCGATTGGGGAATATTTTCGTAGCCGTGGGGTCGCCGGGTGACCGCCTCGGAGTCGTGGATGTCGGGTTCGCGGGCCGATTCTTGGGCTGGATGACGGATGCCTGGGACCAGGTGACGAGTCCGCTCAATCTGCTCGATCCCGTCTCACCGACGAAGCAGGAACTTCTGGATCGCCTTCGGCGCGCCAATCCGGATCTGTCGGTATGTTGGCTGCCGAGGTGTGTTCTTGTCCCGCTGTCCTGGCTGGCCACGTTGGCGCAAAAGGCCCTGCGTCCCGGGAAGCCGGCGATAGATGTGGCGAAGGTCTTCAGCGTCCTTCCATACGATACGTCCTCGATTGCCAGACTTGCTGCGTCCGTCGATTCGAACGCGCCACCCCGATAA
- a CDS encoding response regulator, translated as MEPANILIVEDEPVVAKDIQLSLQRLGYRVPATATSGEEAIRKAGDTHPDLILMDIVLKGKMDGVETARQIQRRQDVPVIYLTAYADHHTLERAKVTSPAGYMLKPYQANELRTTIELALHRAQHDRHLREQLRWIATTIRCIGDGIVTTDQGGRMTYMNPAAEAWTGWTQEDAMGMSVMALMGFSDDQPLRDVSNPVKQAMAGVCLISIDDATLTSRQGSRRAICGTVAPVVDDVGTVLGAVLVFHEMSTRGQELSRPNGQDDASWKMESALSRPHGVINLCSWCKRVPDQSGEWYDLATFIAERSAIQFNGGLCPDCMNQCFPCDGGYR; from the coding sequence ATGGAGCCAGCGAACATCTTGATCGTAGAAGACGAACCTGTCGTGGCGAAGGACATTCAGCTGAGCTTGCAGCGGTTGGGGTATCGGGTTCCGGCGACGGCGACCTCAGGGGAAGAAGCGATCCGCAAAGCAGGGGACACGCATCCCGATTTGATTTTGATGGATATCGTGCTGAAAGGGAAAATGGATGGCGTCGAAACAGCCCGGCAGATCCAGCGTCGGCAAGACGTGCCGGTGATCTATCTGACCGCGTATGCCGACCATCATACGCTCGAGCGGGCGAAGGTGACGTCCCCTGCCGGGTATATGCTGAAACCCTACCAGGCTAATGAACTACGTACGACGATCGAGTTGGCGCTCCATCGCGCGCAGCATGACCGACACCTGCGGGAGCAGTTGCGGTGGATCGCCACCACGATCCGCTGTATCGGCGACGGGATCGTCACGACGGATCAGGGTGGGCGCATGACCTATATGAACCCGGCCGCTGAGGCTTGGACTGGCTGGACCCAAGAGGACGCGATGGGGATGAGTGTGATGGCGCTCATGGGGTTCTCTGACGATCAGCCGCTTCGGGATGTAAGTAATCCCGTCAAGCAGGCGATGGCGGGAGTGTGCCTGATCTCGATTGATGATGCCACGTTGACGTCCAGACAGGGGAGCAGGCGGGCGATTTGTGGCACGGTGGCTCCTGTCGTGGATGATGTGGGGACTGTGCTTGGCGCCGTCTTGGTGTTTCATGAGATGTCCACGCGTGGCCAGGAACTCAGTCGGCCGAACGGTCAAGATGATGCGAGCTGGAAGATGGAATCAGCTCTCAGCCGGCCGCACGGGGTCATCAATTTGTGCTCATGGTGCAAGCGTGTGCCGGATCAATCCGGTGAGTGGTATGACTTGGCCACGTTCATTGCCGAGCGTTCAGCGATTCAATTTAACGGCGGGCTCTGCCCAGATTGCATGAATCAGTGTTTTCCCTGTGACGGAGGGTACAGGTAG
- a CDS encoding PAS domain S-box protein — MMIMTIPSSFFLGMIRSSYSILVVALALIAVIGAIDWWLPLGLTITTLYVVPVLIASRIPYPRITFWVAATASFVTMLDLFHNPLSALTWVTALNRAFALMVIWVTALLCLRRQRDEAELLRINEDIEQQVQERTSDLATANQELEILRAEAVSELVAIVKSSDDAIIGMTLTGTIQNWNGGAERVYGYSAEEVLGRSISLLCPTNRLDDVSTMLGRIARGEHVRNVEMVQRRKKGDRIDVSLTMSPVKDSDGCVMGASAIARDVTVKKRIEAALRESEARFRMMADTAPVMVWMAGPDTHITFINKRWVEFTGRTMQEEIGDNWFTGIHADDLDRCRQSYLDAFKSERPFSLEYRLRRHDGEYRWIMDTGVPLFDEDGRFGGYIGTCMDLTERKDMEDQLRRMLKEKESLLREVHHRVKNNLQVISSLLNLQSASIKDPAANQLFRECQVRITSIALLHETLHRSHDLSHIKMGDYIRTLIGHLFRSYGVDPALIALELHVDDVEFDIDTGLTCGLIIDELVSNCLKHAFVDHGRGTVHIELVDHLDGTFTLCVGDDGIGIPTDGVLNNPDSLGLELVSLLAEKLDGRTELRSGAGTEWRIRFQQLHYSERV, encoded by the coding sequence GTGATGATAATGACAATTCCCTCATCTTTCTTCCTGGGCATGATTCGCAGCAGCTACTCAATTTTGGTTGTGGCACTGGCGCTCATTGCCGTGATCGGAGCGATCGACTGGTGGCTGCCCCTGGGATTGACCATCACGACGCTCTACGTGGTGCCGGTGCTCATTGCCTCCCGAATTCCCTATCCGCGCATCACCTTCTGGGTCGCGGCCACCGCGTCTTTTGTGACGATGCTCGACCTGTTTCACAATCCGCTCTCTGCACTGACCTGGGTGACCGCCCTCAACCGGGCGTTTGCCTTAATGGTGATCTGGGTGACGGCGTTGCTCTGCTTGCGTCGCCAGCGTGACGAGGCGGAGTTGCTGCGGATCAACGAAGACATCGAGCAGCAGGTACAGGAACGCACGTCTGATCTGGCCACCGCCAATCAAGAACTGGAAATCTTGCGGGCCGAGGCGGTGTCGGAACTGGTGGCGATCGTAAAGTCCTCTGACGACGCCATCATCGGCATGACGTTGACCGGCACGATTCAAAATTGGAACGGCGGCGCCGAGCGAGTCTACGGATACAGCGCAGAAGAAGTGCTCGGGCGGTCGATCTCCTTGCTCTGTCCCACGAATCGGTTGGATGACGTGTCGACGATGTTGGGTCGCATTGCACGCGGTGAGCATGTGCGCAACGTCGAGATGGTGCAACGGCGAAAGAAGGGCGATCGCATCGACGTGTCGCTGACGATGTCACCGGTCAAGGATTCCGATGGCTGCGTCATGGGCGCCTCGGCCATCGCGCGGGATGTGACGGTGAAGAAACGCATCGAGGCCGCGTTGCGTGAAAGCGAAGCGCGGTTCCGGATGATGGCCGACACGGCCCCGGTCATGGTGTGGATGGCCGGGCCGGACACGCACATCACCTTCATCAATAAACGATGGGTGGAATTCACCGGGCGTACAATGCAGGAGGAGATTGGAGACAATTGGTTCACCGGCATTCATGCCGATGATCTGGATCGCTGCAGGCAGTCGTATCTGGATGCCTTTAAGTCCGAACGGCCCTTCTCATTGGAGTACCGCCTACGCCGCCACGATGGCGAGTATCGCTGGATCATGGACACCGGCGTGCCGTTGTTCGACGAGGACGGCCGATTCGGCGGGTACATCGGCACCTGCATGGATTTGACGGAGCGGAAAGACATGGAGGATCAACTCCGCCGCATGCTGAAGGAGAAGGAGAGCCTGCTGCGGGAGGTCCACCATCGAGTGAAAAATAATCTTCAAGTGATTTCCAGCCTGCTGAACCTCCAGTCGGCATCCATCAAGGATCCGGCGGCCAACCAGTTATTCCGGGAATGTCAGGTACGGATCACGTCGATCGCCCTACTGCACGAGACCCTGCATCGCTCGCACGATCTCTCGCACATCAAAATGGGCGACTACATCCGTACGTTGATCGGTCATCTGTTCCGTTCGTACGGAGTGGATCCCGCTCTGATCGCGCTTGAGTTACATGTGGATGATGTCGAATTCGATATCGACACCGGATTGACCTGCGGATTGATCATCGATGAACTAGTCTCGAATTGCCTCAAGCACGCATTTGTCGATCACGGACGCGGGACGGTGCACATTGAATTGGTAGACCACCTAGACGGGACCTTTACCTTGTGTGTCGGTGATGACGGCATCGGCATTCCCACAGACGGCGTGCTCAACAACCCCGATTCGTTGGGGCTTGAGCTCGTCAGCCTGCTCGCGGAGAAACTCGATGGCAGGACGGAACTCCGGAGCGGAGCCGGGACGGAATGGCGAATCCGTTTCCAGCAACTGCATTATTCAGAAAGGGTATGA
- a CDS encoding DegT/DnrJ/EryC1/StrS family aminotransferase, producing the protein MNIPLLDLKAQYQSMRSEILAAIEATCDEQGFILGPRVVALEEAVAAYVGSAHGVGVASGSDALLLALMALGVKAGDEVITVPFTFFATAGAISRLGAKPVFIDIRPDDFNMDPQLLERAITKRTKAIIPVHLFGQCANMGAINDIARRHKIGVIEDACQAIGAAQQGRRAGVLGDVACFSFFPSKNLGGFGDAGMVTTNDKALAESIAMLRVHGSRVRYVHEAIGINSRLDALQAAVLLVKLKRLDQWAEGRRRNAARYRQLFTDAQLTDRVMLPTVGQDNFHVFNQFTLRVQKRDELRSYLKDQGVGTEVYYPLPLHLQNCYRDLGCPKGSFPQSERAAEEVLSIPIYAELNDEQLQYVVQMMAAFYRKR; encoded by the coding sequence ATGAACATTCCGTTGCTTGATTTGAAAGCTCAGTACCAATCCATGCGCAGCGAAATCTTAGCCGCGATCGAAGCAACCTGTGACGAGCAGGGTTTTATCCTGGGGCCTCGGGTGGTGGCACTCGAAGAAGCGGTGGCGGCCTATGTCGGCAGCGCACATGGCGTGGGCGTCGCATCCGGGAGTGATGCATTGCTGCTGGCGTTGATGGCCCTGGGCGTCAAGGCCGGCGACGAGGTGATCACGGTGCCCTTCACGTTTTTTGCCACGGCGGGGGCGATTTCCCGGTTGGGCGCCAAGCCGGTCTTTATTGATATTCGTCCCGATGATTTCAATATGGACCCGCAGTTGCTGGAACGGGCTATCACCAAGCGGACCAAGGCGATTATTCCCGTGCATCTCTTCGGCCAATGCGCAAACATGGGCGCGATCAATGATATTGCGCGACGACACAAGATCGGCGTGATCGAAGATGCCTGTCAGGCCATTGGGGCTGCGCAGCAGGGGCGGCGAGCCGGTGTGTTGGGCGATGTGGCCTGTTTCAGCTTTTTCCCCTCGAAGAATCTGGGCGGCTTTGGCGACGCCGGGATGGTGACTACCAACGACAAGGCGTTGGCGGAATCCATCGCCATGTTGCGGGTCCATGGCAGCCGCGTGCGCTACGTGCATGAAGCGATCGGGATCAATAGCCGATTGGATGCGCTGCAAGCGGCGGTGTTGCTGGTGAAATTGAAGCGGTTGGATCAGTGGGCGGAGGGCCGACGTCGGAATGCCGCGCGATATCGGCAGCTCTTCACCGACGCACAATTGACTGATCGCGTCATGTTACCCACCGTAGGCCAGGATAATTTTCACGTCTTCAACCAATTCACCCTGCGTGTGCAGAAGCGGGATGAGCTGCGGAGCTATTTGAAAGATCAGGGCGTGGGTACGGAAGTGTATTATCCACTGCCGCTGCATCTGCAAAATTGCTATCGCGACCTGGGGTGTCCGAAAGGGTCGTTCCCGCAATCGGAGCGCGCGGCTGAAGAAGTGCTCTCGATTCCGATCTATGCGGAGTTGAACGATGAGCAACTTCAATACGTCGTGCAGATGATGGCCGCGTTTTATCGCAAACGATAG
- a CDS encoding glycosyltransferase family 4 protein — protein sequence MDVVCHVITKLELGGAQEVAMRVVLSLDRRRFRPVLIAGPGGMLTEEACALQGVDVQLIPSLVREIHPLQDLRALWELVATFRRLQPKIVHTHSSKAGILGRVAAWLAGVPCILHTIHGYGVTPTQPFWLQRLLIGIERMVGRVTTHWIAVSQADRRQGLEWELFTASKVSVVRPGIDPKAFSARIEASERDRLRATLGVSPDDLLVGTVSCLKPQKSPEDFVRMAALVCRRMPAAKCLLVGDGELRPRIEAMIEAEGLQGRVTLLGWRRDVPALLKALDVFVLTSQWEGLPCAILEARASRVPIVATRVGGAAEAIVEGIQGTLCPAGDVRAMAGRVCQILGDARLRADLRNGSDELPEEFTIQETVKQYQSLYTYLLHSRRPARDMMKLQPNRLS from the coding sequence ATGGATGTAGTCTGTCACGTCATTACCAAGTTGGAACTGGGCGGGGCACAGGAAGTCGCGATGCGGGTGGTGTTGAGCCTGGATCGTCGGCGATTTCGGCCGGTATTGATTGCCGGGCCAGGTGGGATGCTGACTGAAGAGGCGTGCGCGCTTCAGGGTGTTGACGTGCAGCTGATTCCCTCCCTGGTCCGGGAGATTCATCCGCTGCAGGATCTGCGTGCTCTCTGGGAGCTTGTGGCGACATTCCGACGGCTCCAGCCAAAGATTGTCCACACCCATAGTTCAAAAGCTGGTATCCTAGGGCGCGTTGCGGCCTGGTTGGCCGGTGTCCCTTGTATTCTGCATACGATACACGGCTACGGCGTGACGCCCACCCAACCGTTTTGGCTGCAACGGCTCTTGATCGGGATTGAACGGATGGTTGGCCGCGTGACGACCCATTGGATTGCGGTGTCGCAGGCCGATCGCCGGCAGGGCCTTGAGTGGGAACTGTTCACGGCTTCCAAGGTGTCGGTGGTCAGGCCCGGCATTGATCCAAAAGCGTTTTCTGCGCGGATTGAAGCGTCGGAGCGTGATCGTCTTCGGGCTACGTTGGGCGTGAGCCCGGATGATCTGCTCGTGGGGACGGTTTCGTGCCTGAAACCGCAAAAATCGCCCGAAGATTTTGTCCGCATGGCGGCACTAGTATGCCGGCGCATGCCTGCGGCAAAATGCCTCCTCGTCGGCGACGGCGAATTACGGCCGCGCATCGAGGCAATGATTGAGGCCGAGGGGCTGCAGGGGCGGGTCACCTTGCTTGGTTGGCGCCGCGATGTCCCTGCCTTGTTGAAGGCGCTGGACGTGTTCGTGCTGACCTCTCAATGGGAAGGGTTACCCTGCGCGATATTGGAAGCGAGGGCCAGCCGGGTTCCGATCGTGGCGACCCGCGTGGGTGGTGCCGCCGAAGCGATCGTTGAAGGCATCCAGGGGACGCTGTGCCCGGCCGGCGATGTGCGGGCCATGGCAGGGCGGGTCTGTCAGATTCTGGGAGATGCCCGACTTCGTGCAGATCTTAGGAACGGGAGCGACGAGTTGCCGGAAGAGTTTACCATTCAGGAAACCGTGAAACAGTACCAGTCGTTGTATACGTACCTCCTGCATAGTCGGCGGCCTGCCAGGGATATGATGAAGTTGCAGCCCAATCGATTGTCGTGA
- a CDS encoding FAD-dependent oxidoreductase, whose translation MILIVGAGLAGLSAAYHLRGMRYKILEREREVGGLCRSYVKDGFTFDYTGHLLHFRQTAIKALVEGLLPSRLQRHARKSYVFSHDTYTEYPFQVNTHGLPPEVVRECLLGFIATLSAPASKPPVEARSFKQWIVESLGEGIAKHFMVPFNEKLWQVSLDELTSDWVSWLVPKPDVKDVVNGALGIKDKAFGYNPSFQYPVSGGISVLPQAFLPSVENLSYDSELVEIETGRRRAVFRSAQGERTEEYDRIISTIPLPDLIRRCVDLPASMRELAQSLRWVSVYNVNLAVAREQLSDKHWIYFPEHRYPFYRAGFPMNFSPAMGRPGCSSLYVEISHQPTERESEASLIERVRRGLEQAGVLQPTDELVMSDVKDLYYAYVLFDRYRGRAVKELLAELERRGISSIGRYGLWEHTSMEDAIAQGQQVAAQLRVKAAA comes from the coding sequence ATGATTTTGATTGTTGGGGCCGGGTTGGCGGGATTGAGCGCGGCCTATCACCTGCGCGGCATGCGCTACAAGATCCTGGAGCGGGAACGCGAAGTCGGCGGTCTATGCCGCTCCTACGTCAAAGACGGCTTCACCTTCGACTATACCGGGCATCTGCTCCATTTCCGCCAAACGGCGATCAAGGCCTTGGTGGAAGGTTTGCTGCCCAGCCGATTGCAGCGACATGCCCGCAAGTCGTACGTATTTTCACATGACACCTACACGGAGTATCCGTTCCAGGTGAATACCCATGGCCTTCCGCCTGAGGTCGTGCGCGAATGCTTGTTGGGTTTTATCGCCACGTTGTCGGCGCCCGCGTCCAAGCCGCCGGTGGAGGCTCGATCCTTCAAACAGTGGATAGTCGAGAGTCTGGGCGAGGGAATTGCGAAGCATTTCATGGTGCCGTTCAATGAAAAGCTGTGGCAGGTGTCTCTCGATGAGTTGACGTCCGACTGGGTGTCCTGGCTCGTGCCGAAGCCGGACGTGAAGGATGTCGTGAACGGTGCGCTCGGGATCAAGGACAAGGCGTTTGGTTACAACCCCTCGTTTCAATATCCGGTGAGTGGGGGGATCAGCGTCTTGCCTCAGGCCTTCCTGCCGTCGGTGGAGAATCTGTCCTACGATTCCGAATTGGTGGAGATCGAAACGGGCCGTCGGCGTGCGGTGTTCCGCAGTGCGCAGGGAGAGCGCACCGAGGAGTATGACCGCATCATCTCGACGATTCCGTTGCCGGATCTGATTCGCCGATGTGTTGATCTTCCGGCGTCGATGCGAGAGCTGGCACAATCGCTGCGCTGGGTGTCGGTCTATAATGTGAACCTGGCTGTGGCTCGCGAACAGCTCTCCGACAAGCATTGGATCTATTTCCCTGAACATCGGTACCCCTTCTATCGTGCCGGATTTCCCATGAACTTCTCTCCGGCCATGGGGCGACCCGGCTGTAGTTCCTTGTATGTGGAAATTTCTCATCAACCGACGGAGCGGGAGTCAGAGGCGTCACTGATCGAGCGGGTTCGCCGTGGATTGGAACAGGCCGGTGTGTTGCAGCCGACGGATGAGTTGGTGATGTCGGACGTGAAGGATCTGTATTACGCCTATGTCCTGTTCGACCGGTATCGGGGACGGGCGGTGAAGGAACTTTTGGCAGAACTCGAGCGGAGAGGCATTTCGTCGATCGGGAGGTATGGATTGTGGGAGCATACATCGATGGAGGACGCCATCGCTCAGGGGCAGCAGGTCGCCGCGCAGTTACGGGTGAAGGCCGCTGCCTGA
- a CDS encoding undecaprenyl/decaprenyl-phosphate alpha-N-acetylglucosaminyl 1-phosphate transferase, with translation MILLTLTFVVAVLLAMYGVPIARRAALKFGIVDNPDGRLKHQQESVPYLGGLAIYLAFLVSLAFTFEFRQDVLGIVLSGTLIVMLGLIDDFGVLSPGIKLAGQFLAVFVLIKSGIRIEIASLPDWVDLVLTVFWMIGIINAFNLLDIMDGLSAGVGIISAIFLCVVAVLNGDQAIAFMLAALIGSLLGFLRYNWRPASIYMGDSGAMFIGLMLGALSMIGKYTEGHSVSLLTPVLILGMPIFDTLFVMYIRFLRGLPIFLGSPDHMAIRLRHWGLSVTQVVLLSYLGAAVLGGIGLLVMAVPQDLALGVSGLTVIGLAAAAVALTRVNVSSGVVAVSPQAVSARSTERTGAV, from the coding sequence ATGATTCTCCTCACGCTGACATTCGTGGTCGCCGTGTTGCTGGCGATGTACGGGGTGCCGATCGCGCGCCGGGCTGCCCTGAAGTTCGGCATCGTCGACAATCCCGATGGTCGACTCAAGCACCAACAGGAGTCGGTTCCGTACTTGGGTGGCTTGGCGATCTACCTGGCTTTCCTCGTCAGTCTGGCGTTTACCTTCGAGTTTCGGCAGGACGTCCTCGGTATCGTGCTGTCGGGAACGTTGATCGTCATGCTGGGACTGATCGACGATTTCGGCGTGCTTTCGCCCGGGATAAAACTGGCGGGACAGTTTCTGGCGGTGTTTGTCTTGATCAAGAGCGGCATTAGGATCGAAATCGCATCCCTTCCCGATTGGGTCGACCTTGTGCTGACTGTGTTTTGGATGATCGGCATCATCAACGCCTTCAACTTGCTGGATATCATGGATGGATTGTCGGCCGGTGTCGGCATCATCAGCGCCATATTTCTGTGCGTCGTGGCGGTGCTCAACGGCGATCAAGCCATCGCGTTCATGCTCGCGGCATTGATCGGCAGCCTCCTGGGTTTCCTTCGCTACAACTGGCGCCCGGCGTCGATTTACATGGGGGATTCCGGGGCGATGTTCATCGGCCTGATGTTGGGGGCGTTGTCCATGATCGGCAAATACACGGAAGGCCATTCCGTGTCGCTGCTGACTCCAGTGTTGATCTTGGGCATGCCGATTTTCGACACGCTGTTCGTTATGTACATCCGGTTCTTGCGCGGTCTCCCAATTTTTCTCGGCAGCCCGGATCACATGGCCATTCGGTTACGGCACTGGGGACTTTCAGTGACGCAAGTCGTGCTGCTGAGTTATCTCGGCGCGGCCGTGCTCGGCGGCATTGGCCTCCTCGTTATGGCGGTGCCTCAGGATCTCGCCTTGGGGGTGAGCGGGCTGACCGTCATTGGTCTGGCCGCTGCGGCCGTGGCGTTGACGCGGGTGAATGTTTCCAGCGGCGTGGTCGCGGTGAGCCCTCAGGCTGTCTCGGCACGTTCAACAGAAAGGACCGGCGCCGTATGA